The Candidatus Nitrosocaldus cavascurensis genome segment TAAATATATGTTATGGGTAGATGATCTGTTGAGTAACGAGAGTAATGATGATGGTATGAGTAGAGGTAACAGGGTTATCGCAGATAACCCTTCTGTGTGAGGTTAAAGGTAAAGGATGAAGAGTAAACCACGTTATCTAGATTACAATAAACCAGTTGCTGTATGCAGTACATGCTTCACCATTGGTAAGTGGCACTGTTATGAATGCAATAGGGACTTCTGCATAGAGCACTTCCATGTTCACAAGTGTGTAGCGGTCAATGACAGAGATGGTAAGGGTAAGCATAAAGAAGATAATAATTGATTGGCTGGTTTAGGCATAGGTAAGCAGGCATCTACTACCATATCATGCTTGTGATGGTAGTGGTGACATTAAGCTATGTGGTGATTCTGCTCTACAGCAACATTCAGGGTGGGTAATAGTAGCAGTAGTAGCATCAACTACCTTGAAGCCTATAACATAGACCTCGAGCATAGGATCCCATGAATCTATGCCATAACATCCTACCCATACATTCTTGAACTCCTCTAGGGAGGAGAACCCCTCTAACATAGCATCCTCATCACTCATCTCCCCCAACCTCTGCCTCTTCACATACTTGATGTAGAGGCGAGCAAATATACCATCCCTGCTGTAATCAGTACTAGCAGTGTATACCCTGTTTGGCTTCACTAGACAACGCTTCCATACCCTTCTAGTCTCAACCTTCCTTCCTGTCAATATAGGTTCTACAAGGCATCTGTTGAATAGCAGCATAAGCATCCTTGCCCAGCATAGGTTATAAGTTTAAGTTATGTAGAGATGATAAACACAAGTAAAAATAAGATTAGAACTGCCTACTACTATTGTTATTAAATAAAGTGGATTTATTACTGCTGCAACTACTGCTCCTTTACCTTTGTACTCCTTCTTCTGTAGAGATAGAATGTTCCTAGCATTGAGCCTGCTAAGCCTATGCTACCAAGCAGTAACTCTGGGACTACCATGAATGCTCCTACATTAACATGATGGGTTACACCCTTGCCTATAGTATTGTTTGGAGTCTCAAAGCATGCAACTACTGTGAATGAATCTCCAGGCTTTGCAGTAGAAGGTATTGTAAATGTATCTTGCCTAGACCATGGTGGATTATCGTTACCCCTTGTGTAAAGATTGGTCTGCACTATCGTGTTTGTAGCATCATCTATCCATACGAACCTTATCCTGTTTGCACCAGTACCAGTATCAGTAACTGTTGCTGTTGCTGTTACAGTACCTCCTGGAAGAACGGTTGTTGGATTTACTGTTAGCATATGAGCGTCACTTTGATGATCCACATAACTTGCACATTCTGCATCAGCTGGACTGGGTGGCGGACCTCCTGTGGCATATACATCTTCGATCATGATAAGTACCAGCCCTATTACACCTAACGCTGCTATTATCAGTTTATTCATCACAATTACATCATCACTGCAACTATATAAACCTCTATGTAACTTGTGTTACATAACAATTCTTCTATACTAATATACACCTACAAGTATAATTGATATATCATCCTAGCTGGAGTTTAACCATGCAAGTGCTCTTGAGTAAGACCAATGAGGGTCAATCTTCATTGATGGATGCGAGTATAGCTAAGAGGATAGATACTAAAGGAATGAGCATCTTTGCTCAGAATAGGTTATAAGTTTAAGTTATGTAGAGATGATAAACACAAGTAAAGATAAAATTAATTGCCTTTATTATTTTTAAATAAAGTGGATTTATTACTGCTGCAACTACTGCTCCTTTACCTTTGTACTCCTTTTCCTGTAGAGATAGAATGTTCCTAGCATTGAGCCTGCTAAGCCTATGCTACCAAGCAGTAACTCTGGGACTACCATGAATGAGTGGTTCCTAAAGTCTGCTCCTGCAATGTCTATTATATTGCCATCCTTCGTGAACTCTGCTACGAACCTGTAGTGACCTACTGTTGGAAAGTCAGTAGCAGGGAAGAGTACCCAGAAGCATATATCGCTAGACTGGAAGCCTGCATCCTCTGGGCATGGGGCTATATTGCTTGCATCACCATCCCTCTTTATAACATCTGGATGTGTATTGTAGTCAGGTGTTGGTACACCCTCTGGTAGAAGGTAGCAGTGTATATCATTTGCCTCAGAATCACCATCTATTCCTCCAACACACCATATATCTTGCCCAAGTACTCCAGGATTATCTTCATCCAATGAGTTGCCATTCTGTATTGCTCTAACTTTTGCGTTTATTGGAGGACCTTGGTCAGGACCACCATTGCCAGGACCGTTGTTGTTAGGACCATTTGGCTTTGCATATGCCTGCTCTACAAGCACCGGCCCAAGTATAAGCACTGCTGCAATTGTTAGCATTGCACCTGCATACAGTTTGGACTTCATCATCTAATATAATTACTTCTACTATTTAAAGCTCTATGTAACCTGTATTACATAACAATTATTCCATAGTAAACCCATACCTGTAAAGTAAGTATAGTTTATATACCATTATGCCTAAAGGTTAACCATGCAAGTTCTCTTGAAGAGTAGTGAAGAACAACCTTCACTCCTAGATGCAAGTATAGCAAAGAGGATAGATACTAGGGGCATGTCATGCCCATACCCATCATTCGAGGCTGTCAAGGCTCTAAGCACAATCAACAAGGGTGAGGTTCTAGAGGTTGTAACTGATAGTGAAGAGTCTGCCATGGATTCTATACCAAAGGTGTGTGAGAGGAGAGGTTTGGAGTATGCTGTTATAAAGGTAGATACAGGGCTATGGCATGTTAGGATAAGGAAGTGATAACCTATCATAGTAACATGAACTAATATCACATTTGAGATCAAATATAATATAGTACCTACCTATAATCTAATGAATGCATGATAGGTACTTTGAGTTGGAACTTATGATAGAAGGTTTAGCAAAGAACTTTGGTGTACCTAATGCAAACTGCTACTTTAGGCTGAGTAGGAAGAGGAGACCAAGTAGGGAAGAGTACAGGAGGAAGGTTGCTGAGTTCATGCTTGCTTATATACAGATGCTTGATATGTTTAGAGGACTTGATAGCTTCGATGATCTCAAGGAGTTTGTTGATGGGATGCTTAAGCATGAGGTTGAGCAGGTGATTCATGGGAGGAACAAGGATGTTGAGAAGCGCTATGACTACTATGTGATGAACGAATAGGAGTGAATGTTTATTACATGCTGGAGATTGTTGAGTGTTATGGATGCAGTAAGGATAGATGATGTAGAAGTTAAAGATAACAATACCCTCATCATAAGGATAAGGGTGATGGACTATGCAATGAGGTATGATGGTTTGCAGGTTAATACACATGTATATGATGCTAAAGGTATGGTAAGGTTCACGGAGGTGAATGGTAAACAGATGAACATGTATAGGCTATTCATAAGCAAGGATGAGGTAGAGAAGAGTAATGGTATGCTGATCATCAAGGCCATAATAGAGG includes the following:
- a CDS encoding ASCH domain-containing protein gives rise to the protein MLMLLFNRCLVEPILTGRKVETRRVWKRCLVKPNRVYTASTDYSRDGIFARLYIKYVKRQRLGEMSDEDAMLEGFSSLEEFKNVWVGCYGIDSWDPMLEVYVIGFKVVDATTATITHPECCCRAESPHSLMSPLPSQA
- a CDS encoding sulfurtransferase TusA family protein, producing MQVLLKSSEEQPSLLDASIAKRIDTRGMSCPYPSFEAVKALSTINKGEVLEVVTDSEESAMDSIPKVCERRGLEYAVIKVDTGLWHVRIRK